The Streptomyces sp. P9-A4 genome contains a region encoding:
- a CDS encoding TetR/AcrR family transcriptional regulator translates to MAYRKTPAELERLEAARERLVDQATQVVAEVGWANASVTAVAAAAGIAAGSVYQHFPSKAALAVEVFRRASGREAEVLSEVLHGDGDPVERLTDGVRVFARRALERPGLAYALLAAPAEPALGAERLEFRRRYHELFAEVVREGTAAGLLPPQDARVTAAALTGAVGEVLVDPLGAPVEGADGGADLAVDELLTELTAMTLRCTGAHPADPPR, encoded by the coding sequence ATGGCCTATCGGAAGACCCCCGCGGAACTCGAACGGCTGGAGGCCGCCCGTGAGCGCCTGGTCGACCAGGCCACCCAGGTCGTGGCCGAGGTCGGCTGGGCGAACGCCTCGGTCACCGCCGTCGCCGCCGCCGCGGGCATCGCGGCCGGCTCCGTCTACCAGCACTTCCCCTCCAAGGCCGCCCTGGCCGTGGAGGTCTTCCGCCGCGCGTCCGGCCGCGAGGCCGAGGTGCTGAGCGAGGTCCTCCACGGGGACGGCGATCCGGTCGAGCGGCTGACCGACGGCGTACGGGTCTTCGCCCGGCGCGCCCTGGAACGCCCCGGACTGGCCTACGCCCTGCTCGCGGCGCCCGCCGAACCCGCCCTGGGGGCCGAGCGCCTGGAGTTCCGGCGGCGCTACCACGAGCTGTTCGCCGAGGTCGTCCGCGAGGGCACGGCCGCCGGGCTGCTGCCCCCGCAGGACGCCCGCGTCACCGCCGCCGCGCTGACCGGCGCCGTCGGCGAGGTGCTCGTCGACCCGCTCGGCGCGCCCGTCGAGGGGGCCGACGGCGGCGCCGACCTCGCCGTCGACGAGCTGCTCACCGAACTCACCGCGATGACTCTGCGCTGCACCGGCGCCCACCCGGCCGACCCGCCCCGCTGA
- a CDS encoding M56 family metallopeptidase: MNAAPALLGCAAIVGVAAPRLMARSAVPYGAPALGAALWIALMMSFTLTTALAASQLATPTEHLHAGIVQLLHACGLGEGTEGPDPSPTTADRLALTMPLAVLAAYGGAFFYHLARAGRFRARHRDRLDKVGVRSDRLRATVFAHRVPVAYSLPGLRSRVVVSDSAVRLLTDEQLGAVLEHERAHVSGRHHLLIAAVEAFSTVFPWLPLARHARAEIPVLLEMIADDRALRSHSRQALATALFEMAAGRTPAGAFAAGGSTALLRMKRLLGPRRAPHPVLRGSMAAATLAVPLLPVLAACPPGV; this comes from the coding sequence TTGAACGCCGCCCCCGCGCTCCTGGGCTGCGCCGCGATCGTGGGCGTCGCCGCCCCCCGGCTGATGGCACGCAGCGCCGTACCGTACGGGGCACCCGCGCTCGGCGCCGCCCTGTGGATCGCGCTCATGATGTCGTTCACCCTCACCACCGCCCTCGCCGCCTCCCAGCTGGCGACGCCGACGGAGCACCTGCACGCGGGGATCGTGCAGCTGCTGCACGCCTGCGGCCTGGGGGAGGGGACGGAAGGGCCGGACCCCAGCCCCACGACCGCCGATCGTCTCGCCCTGACGATGCCCCTCGCGGTCCTGGCCGCCTACGGCGGCGCGTTCTTCTACCACCTCGCCCGCGCCGGACGCTTCCGCGCCCGCCACCGCGACCGGCTCGACAAGGTGGGAGTACGCTCCGACCGTCTGCGCGCGACGGTGTTCGCGCACCGCGTTCCCGTCGCGTACTCCCTCCCGGGCCTCCGCTCCCGGGTCGTCGTCAGCGACTCGGCGGTGCGGCTCCTCACGGACGAGCAGCTCGGCGCCGTCCTGGAACACGAGCGCGCGCACGTATCCGGCCGCCACCATCTGCTGATCGCGGCCGTGGAGGCGTTCTCCACCGTGTTCCCGTGGCTGCCGCTGGCCCGGCACGCGCGTGCCGAGATCCCGGTGCTGCTGGAGATGATCGCCGACGACCGGGCGCTGCGGAGCCACTCGCGGCAGGCGCTCGCGACGGCGCTGTTCGAGATGGCCGCAGGCCGGACGCCCGCGGGCGCGTTCGCCGCGGGCGGCTCGACGGCGCTCCTCCGGATGAAGCGTCTGCTCGGCCCCCGCAGAGCCCCGCACCCCGTGCTGCGGGGCTCGATGGCGGCGGCCACGCTCGCCGTTCCGCTGCTGCCGGTACTGGCCGCCTGCCCGCCGGGCGTCTGA
- a CDS encoding GTP-binding protein yields the protein MDSVISEQRQTLHSTADNGLKIVVVGGFGVGKTTLVRSVSEIRPLNTEETMTQAGEGVDDTVGVSSKTATTVAFDFGRISLDAHNVLYLFGAPGQERFWFLWDRLFSGTLGAVVLVDTRRLADSWYAIDRLEHHGTPFVVACNDFGGTSHSPDQIREALDLADEVPLVLCDARSRESSKQVLISLVEHLRTVVASAPRPTSQPIPEPTP from the coding sequence TTGGACTCCGTAATCTCTGAACAGCGCCAGACCCTGCACAGCACCGCCGACAACGGACTGAAGATCGTTGTCGTCGGCGGATTCGGCGTCGGCAAGACCACCCTGGTCCGCTCGGTCAGCGAGATCCGTCCGCTGAACACCGAGGAGACGATGACGCAGGCCGGCGAGGGCGTCGACGACACCGTCGGCGTCAGCTCGAAGACGGCCACCACCGTGGCCTTCGACTTCGGCCGGATCTCGCTGGACGCCCACAACGTCCTGTACCTGTTCGGGGCGCCCGGCCAGGAGCGGTTCTGGTTCCTCTGGGACCGGCTGTTCTCCGGGACGCTGGGCGCGGTCGTGCTCGTCGACACGCGCCGGCTCGCCGATTCCTGGTACGCGATCGACCGCCTGGAACACCACGGCACGCCGTTCGTCGTCGCCTGCAACGACTTCGGCGGGACCTCCCACTCCCCCGACCAGATCCGCGAGGCCCTCGACCTCGCCGACGAGGTTCCGCTGGTCCTCTGCGACGCCCGCTCGCGGGAGTCCAGCAAGCAGGTCCTCATCTCGCTCGTCGAGCACCTGCGCACCGTCGTCGCCTCGGCCCCGCGGCCGACGTCCCAGCCGATCCCGGAGCCCACCCCGTGA
- a CDS encoding BlaI/MecI/CopY family transcriptional regulator, whose translation MRRLGELEAEIMDRFWRWNRPATVREVVDDLNRQRDAAYTTVTTVTSILFHKGHLTRTREGRVWLYEAVATREAYSAALMEDGLGASEDRPAALVHFVENLDEDEIAALRKALRDVERRAKD comes from the coding sequence ATGCGTCGGCTGGGGGAGCTCGAAGCGGAGATCATGGACCGCTTCTGGAGATGGAACCGCCCGGCCACCGTGCGCGAGGTCGTCGACGACCTCAACCGGCAGCGGGACGCGGCGTACACGACCGTCACCACCGTCACCAGCATCCTCTTCCACAAGGGCCACCTCACGCGTACCAGGGAGGGACGGGTCTGGCTGTACGAGGCCGTCGCGACCCGCGAGGCGTACTCGGCCGCCCTCATGGAGGACGGCCTCGGCGCCAGCGAGGACCGGCCCGCGGCCCTCGTCCACTTCGTGGAGAACCTCGACGAGGACGAGATCGCCGCGCTCCGCAAGGCCCTTCGGGACGTGGAACGACGGGCGAAGGATTGA
- a CDS encoding cytochrome P450 family protein translates to MSCPYDHTAATGAEAITLDPFVSDLDGEGARLRAAGPLARVVLPGGVPCWAVTHHAEARRLLTDSRLVKDIGVWGAWQRGEIPMDWPLIGLANPGRSMLTVDGEEHRRLRTLVAQALTARRVERLREGIEALTGGMLDRLAERPAGETVDLKAEFAFPLPMNVVCELMGVDTADQPRLKALFDKFFSTQTPPEEVPQMMADLGALFAGIVAAKTEQPGDDLTSALIEASEGGDRLSTEEITNTLQLMVAAGHETTISLIVNAVVALETHPEQRALVLKGEVPWENVIEETLRWSTPTSHVLIRFAAEDIEVGDRVLPKGEALIVSFGAIGRDEEQFGPTAGDFDVTRTPNRHISFGHGPHVCPGAALSRLEASVALPALYARFPELRLAVPREELRNKPVVTQNDLFDLPVVLG, encoded by the coding sequence ATGAGCTGCCCGTACGACCACACCGCCGCCACCGGCGCCGAGGCCATCACCCTGGACCCGTTCGTCAGCGACCTGGACGGCGAAGGCGCCCGGCTGCGCGCCGCCGGCCCGCTGGCCCGTGTCGTGCTGCCCGGTGGGGTGCCCTGCTGGGCCGTCACCCACCACGCCGAGGCCCGGCGGCTGCTGACCGACTCCCGGCTCGTCAAGGACATCGGTGTCTGGGGTGCCTGGCAGCGCGGCGAGATACCGATGGACTGGCCGCTGATCGGCCTGGCCAACCCCGGCAGGTCCATGCTGACCGTGGACGGCGAGGAGCACCGGCGGCTGCGCACCCTGGTCGCACAGGCGCTGACCGCGCGTCGGGTGGAGCGGCTGCGCGAGGGCATCGAGGCGCTCACCGGGGGCATGCTGGACCGGCTGGCCGAGCGTCCGGCCGGCGAGACCGTGGATCTGAAGGCGGAGTTCGCTTTCCCGCTGCCCATGAACGTGGTGTGCGAGCTGATGGGCGTCGACACGGCCGACCAGCCCCGGCTGAAGGCGCTCTTCGACAAGTTCTTCTCGACGCAGACGCCTCCGGAGGAGGTGCCGCAGATGATGGCGGACCTGGGCGCCCTCTTCGCCGGGATCGTGGCGGCCAAGACGGAGCAGCCCGGCGACGACCTCACCAGCGCGCTGATCGAGGCCTCGGAGGGCGGCGACCGGCTCAGCACGGAGGAGATCACCAACACCCTCCAGCTGATGGTGGCGGCCGGGCACGAGACGACCATCAGCCTGATCGTCAACGCCGTCGTCGCCCTGGAGACCCACCCCGAGCAGCGGGCCCTGGTCCTCAAGGGCGAGGTGCCGTGGGAGAACGTCATCGAGGAGACCCTGCGCTGGTCGACGCCCACCTCGCACGTACTCATCCGGTTCGCCGCCGAGGACATCGAGGTCGGCGACCGGGTGCTGCCGAAGGGGGAGGCCCTCATCGTGTCCTTCGGCGCGATCGGCCGGGACGAGGAGCAGTTCGGTCCGACGGCGGGCGACTTCGACGTGACCCGTACGCCGAACCGTCACATCTCCTTCGGTCACGGCCCGCACGTGTGCCCCGGCGCGGCGCTGTCCCGTCTGGAGGCGTCGGTGGCGCTGCCCGCGCTGTACGCGAGGTTCCCGGAGCTGCGGCTCGCGGTGCCGCGCGAGGAGCTGCGCAACAAGCCCGTCGTCACGCAGAACGACCTCTTCGACCTGCCGGTCGTTCTGGGCTGA
- a CDS encoding C40 family peptidase, producing the protein MASHRRPKQSGPRCTGVLTVATAAAVAFGTQSASADPLPDPNKKGVEAQVDRLYEQATQATEKYNGAKERADRLKKQIAVVQDEAARKQGELNELRQRIGGLAAGQYRSGGIDPSIQLFLSEAPDTYLEKAFALDRVGERQTAVLQQFLSRQRALQQQRQEASGKLRDLDAVQKDLGNRKREIQGKLSEARRLLNTLSAKERARIDEAEDRANRAGERVDLGSEASASQRAAAAFAAAQGRVGLPYVWGASGPSSFDCSGLTSWAFRQADVSIPRTSQAQANVGTRINSLGDLKPGDLIIMRTDLSHVGFYAGNGQILHSPKPGAKVRYESIARSGMPFMWGVRIG; encoded by the coding sequence GTGGCTTCCCACCGCCGCCCGAAGCAGTCCGGTCCGCGATGCACCGGCGTCCTCACCGTGGCCACGGCGGCGGCCGTGGCGTTCGGCACGCAGTCCGCTTCGGCCGACCCGCTGCCCGACCCGAACAAGAAGGGCGTGGAGGCCCAGGTGGACCGCCTCTACGAGCAGGCCACCCAGGCCACCGAGAAGTACAACGGGGCCAAGGAGAGGGCGGACCGGCTCAAGAAGCAGATCGCGGTCGTGCAGGACGAGGCCGCCCGCAAGCAGGGCGAACTCAACGAACTCCGCCAGCGGATCGGCGGCCTGGCGGCCGGTCAGTACCGGTCCGGCGGAATCGACCCCTCCATACAGCTCTTCCTCTCCGAGGCTCCCGACACCTATCTGGAGAAGGCTTTCGCCCTCGACCGCGTAGGCGAGCGGCAGACGGCCGTCCTGCAGCAGTTCCTCTCCCGGCAGCGCGCGCTCCAGCAGCAGCGCCAGGAGGCCTCGGGCAAGCTGCGCGACCTCGACGCCGTACAGAAGGACCTGGGGAACCGGAAGAGGGAGATCCAGGGCAAGCTGAGCGAGGCCCGACGCCTGCTCAACACCCTGTCCGCGAAGGAGCGGGCGCGGATCGACGAGGCGGAGGACCGTGCTAACCGCGCCGGTGAACGCGTCGACCTCGGGAGCGAGGCGAGCGCCTCGCAGCGCGCCGCCGCGGCCTTCGCCGCCGCTCAGGGCCGGGTCGGGCTGCCGTACGTCTGGGGCGCGAGCGGCCCGAGCTCCTTCGACTGCTCCGGGCTCACCTCCTGGGCCTTCCGCCAGGCCGACGTGTCCATCCCCCGTACCTCACAGGCCCAGGCGAATGTCGGTACGCGCATCAACTCCCTCGGCGACCTCAAGCCAGGGGACCTGATCATCATGCGGACCGACCTGAGCCACGTCGGCTTCTACGCGGGCAACGGACAGATCCTCCACTCGCCCAAGCCCGGTGCGAAGGTGCGCTACGAGTCGATCGCCCGCAGCGGCATGCCCTTCATGTGGGGCGTCCGCATCGGCTGA
- a CDS encoding cytochrome P450 codes for MNHPEPQPVPLSGPRFQTDPTELYRQIRREHGAVAPVVLDGGIPAWLVLGYRELHQVTSDPVLFSRDSDLWHQWDVIPADWPLLPMIGRKQPSILYTVGERHRERAAVISGALEAIDPFVLRQRAERFADELIDALCAKGSCDIIAEYAMLLPVRVLASVYGFADEQGPALVTAMNDMINGQEGALEGQRHLGESMFALLAAKSAAPGDDVASRMLGNTAGFSLEEVAQDLMVMMAAGHQPTADWIGNSLRLMLTDDRFAASLAGGRHSVGEAMNEVLWEDTPTQNVAGRWASRDTHLGGRKIGQGDLLLLGLAAANSDPHVRTDSGAFTGGNNAHLSFGHGEHRCPFPAQEVAETIARTGIEVLLDRLPDVDLAVTAGALSRRPSPWLRGLTALPVTYTPTPALGAIG; via the coding sequence GTGAACCACCCCGAACCCCAGCCCGTCCCCCTCAGCGGGCCCAGGTTCCAGACCGACCCCACGGAGCTGTACCGGCAGATCCGGCGCGAACACGGGGCCGTCGCGCCGGTCGTCCTGGACGGCGGCATACCCGCGTGGCTGGTCCTCGGCTACCGCGAGCTGCACCAGGTCACCAGCGACCCGGTCCTCTTCTCGCGCGACTCCGACCTGTGGCACCAGTGGGACGTCATCCCGGCGGACTGGCCGCTGCTGCCCATGATCGGCCGCAAGCAGCCGTCCATCCTCTACACCGTGGGCGAGCGGCACCGCGAGCGCGCCGCCGTCATCTCCGGGGCACTGGAGGCGATCGACCCGTTCGTGCTGAGGCAGCGGGCCGAGCGCTTCGCCGACGAGCTCATCGACGCGCTGTGCGCCAAGGGGTCCTGCGACATCATCGCCGAGTACGCGATGCTCCTGCCGGTACGGGTCCTCGCCAGCGTCTACGGCTTCGCCGACGAGCAGGGCCCCGCGCTCGTCACCGCCATGAACGACATGATCAACGGCCAGGAGGGGGCGCTGGAGGGCCAGCGCCACCTGGGCGAGTCCATGTTCGCGCTGCTCGCCGCCAAGTCCGCGGCACCCGGCGACGACGTGGCCTCCCGGATGCTCGGCAACACCGCCGGGTTCTCCCTGGAGGAGGTCGCCCAGGACCTCATGGTGATGATGGCCGCGGGCCACCAGCCCACCGCCGACTGGATCGGCAACTCGCTGCGTCTGATGCTCACCGACGACCGCTTCGCGGCCTCGCTCGCGGGCGGCCGGCACAGCGTCGGCGAGGCCATGAACGAGGTCCTCTGGGAGGACACCCCCACCCAGAACGTCGCCGGCCGCTGGGCCTCGCGCGACACCCACCTCGGCGGCCGGAAGATCGGCCAGGGCGATCTGCTGTTGCTCGGGCTGGCCGCGGCCAACTCCGACCCGCACGTGCGCACCGACTCCGGCGCGTTCACCGGCGGCAACAACGCCCACCTCTCCTTCGGTCACGGCGAGCACCGCTGCCCCTTCCCCGCCCAGGAGGTGGCCGAGACCATCGCGAGGACGGGCATCGAGGTGCTGCTCGACCGGCTGCCGGACGTGGACCTCGCGGTGACCGCGGGCGCCCTCTCCCGTCGTCCCTCCCCCTGGCTGCGCGGTCTGACCGCGCTCCCCGTGACCTACACCCCGACACCCGCACTTGGAGCCATCGGATGA
- a CDS encoding CASTOR/POLLUX-related putative ion channel: protein MRRQGSKVVPAQRNAAPGPTTGRAVVPPVPRGLPLHRSGPVEARLRYWFDTTLSRGTPALVGWLALACLALVVPVSALLVWTDHRAPTTPSARIAAVWRNTGQTLRLGGEVGPPLRVALSVLLALIALFYVSTLVSLITTGITDKLLALDRGHARVVESGHTVVLGWSEQIPTVVAELVAAHAQRRRGVVTVLADRGKADMEDEFRATVGPVGRTRLLCRSGRPTDPVALARVSPATAECVLVLPRDSPGDDAEVVKTLLSLTAAVGEEHPVRVVAAVRGERYLGAARLAGGPRATVLDTDDLSARLLVQCARQPGLSLVHQELLDFAGHEFYTVREPGLFGLTFHEAAAFSPVSAVVGIAHEDGSVSLNPPARTPVLEGDALIVIAEHQDATYWTAAPHPYDPTAIRAAGPAPTGRAEAPERFLLLGWNRRAHRIADALSRRTPPGSVLDVVAEARAATVSGIRDLTQALGHRLFVRHHPGDPTLRETTDALDPAGHDAVIVLAADPRPGHDDPDDRTLVTLLHLRARERERAAAGVESPCVPVVTEMADDRNRLIAPHAPGADFVVSGRLIGLLMTQISQNPRLAAVFQELFAEGGSTLRIHLAGRYIETGREVSFATVVESAARQGACAIGYRARGPAHGVCVNPPKSQVRHWHQEDEIVVLEQEE, encoded by the coding sequence GTGCGCAGACAAGGCAGCAAGGTGGTTCCCGCCCAGCGGAACGCCGCACCGGGACCGACGACCGGCCGGGCCGTGGTCCCGCCCGTGCCCCGGGGGCTCCCCCTCCACCGGAGCGGGCCCGTCGAGGCCCGTCTCCGCTACTGGTTCGACACCACCCTCAGCCGCGGAACCCCCGCCCTCGTCGGCTGGCTCGCCCTCGCCTGCCTCGCCCTCGTCGTGCCCGTGAGCGCGCTCCTTGTGTGGACCGACCACCGCGCCCCCACCACCCCCAGCGCGAGGATCGCCGCCGTGTGGCGGAACACGGGACAGACCCTGCGGCTCGGCGGCGAGGTCGGGCCCCCGCTGCGCGTCGCCCTGTCGGTCCTCCTCGCCCTCATCGCGCTCTTCTACGTCTCCACCCTGGTCAGCCTCATCACCACCGGCATCACCGACAAGCTGCTCGCCCTCGACCGGGGACACGCCAGAGTCGTGGAGAGCGGCCACACCGTCGTGCTCGGCTGGTCGGAACAGATCCCCACCGTCGTCGCCGAACTCGTCGCCGCCCACGCCCAACGGCGCCGGGGAGTCGTCACGGTGCTCGCCGACCGGGGCAAGGCAGACATGGAGGACGAGTTCCGCGCCACCGTCGGCCCGGTCGGCCGTACCCGGCTCCTCTGCCGCAGCGGCCGTCCCACCGACCCCGTCGCGCTCGCCCGGGTGAGCCCGGCGACGGCGGAGTGCGTGCTCGTACTGCCCAGGGACAGCCCCGGCGACGACGCCGAGGTCGTCAAGACACTGCTCTCCCTCACGGCGGCCGTGGGAGAGGAACACCCGGTGCGGGTCGTCGCGGCCGTACGAGGCGAGCGCTACCTGGGCGCCGCCCGGCTGGCCGGCGGCCCCCGGGCCACCGTCCTGGACACGGACGACCTCTCCGCGCGGCTCCTCGTCCAGTGCGCGCGGCAGCCCGGACTCTCCCTCGTCCATCAGGAGTTGCTGGACTTCGCCGGGCACGAGTTCTACACGGTGCGCGAGCCCGGTCTGTTCGGCCTGACCTTCCACGAGGCCGCCGCCTTCTCCCCGGTGTCGGCCGTCGTCGGCATCGCCCACGAGGACGGAAGCGTGTCACTCAACCCGCCGGCCCGGACCCCCGTCCTGGAGGGCGACGCCCTGATCGTGATCGCCGAGCACCAGGACGCGACGTACTGGACCGCCGCACCGCACCCGTACGACCCCACGGCGATCCGTGCGGCGGGTCCCGCGCCGACCGGCCGGGCCGAGGCCCCCGAGCGCTTTCTCCTGCTGGGCTGGAACCGGCGGGCCCACCGGATCGCCGACGCGCTGTCCCGGCGTACCCCACCCGGCTCCGTGCTCGACGTCGTGGCCGAGGCGCGCGCCGCCACCGTCTCCGGCATCCGGGACCTCACGCAGGCCCTCGGCCACCGTCTGTTCGTACGCCACCACCCCGGTGACCCGACCCTGCGCGAGACGACGGACGCGCTGGACCCCGCCGGACACGACGCCGTGATCGTCCTGGCCGCCGACCCCCGGCCCGGTCACGACGATCCGGACGACCGGACCCTCGTCACCCTCCTCCACCTGCGGGCACGCGAACGCGAGCGGGCGGCGGCCGGGGTGGAGAGCCCGTGCGTTCCCGTCGTCACCGAGATGGCCGACGACCGCAACCGGCTGATCGCCCCCCATGCCCCCGGCGCCGACTTCGTGGTCAGCGGCAGGTTGATCGGACTCCTGATGACGCAGATCTCCCAGAACCCGCGGCTGGCCGCGGTGTTCCAGGAGCTCTTCGCCGAAGGAGGGAGCACCCTCCGTATCCACCTGGCGGGCCGCTACATCGAGACGGGCCGCGAGGTCTCCTTCGCGACCGTCGTCGAATCGGCCGCCCGCCAGGGCGCGTGCGCCATCGGCTACCGCGCCCGCGGCCCCGCCCACGGCGTGTGCGTCAACCCGCCGAAGTCACAGGTCCGGCACTGGCACCAGGAGGACGAGATCGTGGTCCTGGAGCAGGAGGAGTGA
- a CDS encoding VOC family protein produces the protein MASRLNPYITFTGEAKQAMEFYKEVLGGNLTLNTYGSFGAKTPPGYADKVMHGLLETSAGFTLMGADNPPGMENNPGNNFAVSLSGDEAAELRGYWDKLSADGAVSVPLEKQMWGDVFGMCTDKFGITWMVNISEQ, from the coding sequence GTGGCCTCCCGTCTCAACCCGTACATCACCTTCACCGGTGAAGCGAAGCAAGCCATGGAGTTCTACAAGGAAGTCCTGGGCGGCAACCTGACCCTCAACACCTACGGCTCGTTCGGAGCGAAGACACCGCCCGGTTACGCGGACAAGGTCATGCACGGCCTGCTGGAGACCTCCGCCGGATTCACGCTGATGGGCGCCGACAACCCGCCGGGGATGGAGAACAACCCCGGCAACAACTTCGCGGTGAGCCTCAGCGGCGACGAGGCGGCCGAACTGCGCGGCTACTGGGACAAGCTGTCCGCCGACGGTGCCGTGTCGGTGCCGCTGGAGAAGCAGATGTGGGGCGACGTGTTCGGCATGTGCACGGACAAGTTCGGCATCACATGGATGGTCAACATCAGCGAGCAGTGA
- a CDS encoding acyl-CoA dehydrogenase family protein has protein sequence MTATAGVPPLRSNPTAHTHDVTNQAPPLVGHDIADDPVLLEGVRREGAEWYLDDLHRIGRRAGSEEVQRWAEEANRHEPELRTHDRYGNRVDEVDFHPAYHSLMDVAIGEGLGGAPWADDRPGAHVARAAGFMVWSTTEAGHGCPVSMTYAVVPALRSAPALAKEYEPLLTSRVYDPGLRAPAGKRGLLAGMGMTEKQGGTDVRTNTTTAVEAADGTWRLRGHKWFTSAPMNDLFLVLAQAPGGLSCFLVPRVLPDGSRNTFRIQRLKDKLGNRSNASSEPEFDDTVAWPVGAEGQGVRTIIDMVTMTRLDCILGSASGTRAALAQAAHHIRHRSVLGAKLIDQPLMRNVIADLGVESEAATTLALRIAGAADRAQRGDAGERAFLRLATSVGKYWVCKRQPAAVAEALECLGGNGYDEASGMPRLYREAPLNGIWEGSGNVNALDVLRALTREPDSLEAFRTEVEAAAGADARLDAAWRELRGELVLTEDAQLRARRLVERLALVLQGSLLVRHAPHAVADAFCASRLAGDRGLAFGTLPARSDLGGIIARLPAGTPTA, from the coding sequence ATGACCGCGACCGCCGGAGTGCCGCCGCTGCGCAGCAACCCCACCGCGCACACCCACGACGTCACCAACCAGGCCCCGCCCCTCGTCGGCCACGACATCGCCGACGACCCCGTCCTGCTGGAGGGCGTACGCCGGGAGGGCGCCGAGTGGTACCTCGACGACCTGCACCGGATCGGCCGCCGCGCCGGCAGCGAGGAGGTCCAGCGGTGGGCGGAGGAGGCCAACCGCCACGAACCCGAGCTGCGCACCCACGACCGCTACGGCAACCGCGTCGACGAGGTCGACTTCCACCCCGCCTACCACTCCCTGATGGACGTCGCGATCGGCGAGGGCCTCGGCGGCGCCCCCTGGGCCGACGACCGGCCCGGCGCCCATGTGGCCCGCGCCGCCGGGTTCATGGTGTGGAGCACCACGGAGGCGGGCCACGGCTGCCCGGTGTCCATGACGTACGCCGTCGTCCCGGCCCTCCGCTCCGCCCCGGCGCTCGCCAAGGAGTACGAACCCCTGCTCACCAGCCGGGTGTACGACCCCGGGCTGCGCGCCCCGGCCGGCAAGCGGGGCCTGCTCGCGGGGATGGGCATGACGGAGAAGCAGGGCGGTACGGACGTCCGTACCAACACCACCACGGCGGTGGAGGCGGCGGACGGCACCTGGCGGCTGCGCGGCCACAAGTGGTTCACCAGCGCCCCGATGAACGATCTCTTCCTCGTCCTGGCGCAGGCGCCCGGCGGCCTGTCCTGCTTCCTCGTCCCCCGGGTGCTCCCCGACGGCAGCCGCAACACCTTCCGGATCCAGCGCCTCAAGGACAAGCTCGGCAACCGCAGCAACGCAAGCAGCGAGCCGGAGTTCGACGACACCGTCGCCTGGCCGGTCGGCGCCGAGGGCCAGGGCGTGCGGACGATCATCGACATGGTCACCATGACCCGCCTCGACTGCATCCTCGGCTCGGCCTCGGGCACCCGCGCCGCGCTCGCGCAGGCCGCCCACCACATCCGGCACCGTTCGGTGCTCGGGGCGAAGCTCATCGACCAGCCGCTGATGCGCAATGTCATCGCCGATCTGGGCGTCGAGTCGGAGGCCGCGACCACCCTGGCCCTGCGGATCGCCGGCGCGGCGGACCGCGCGCAGCGCGGCGACGCGGGTGAGCGCGCGTTCCTGCGCCTGGCCACCTCCGTGGGCAAGTACTGGGTGTGCAAGCGCCAGCCCGCCGCCGTGGCCGAGGCGCTCGAATGCCTGGGCGGCAACGGCTACGACGAGGCGTCCGGCATGCCCCGCCTCTACCGCGAGGCCCCGCTGAACGGGATCTGGGAGGGCTCCGGCAACGTCAACGCCCTCGACGTCCTGCGGGCGTTGACCCGCGAACCGGATTCCCTGGAGGCCTTCCGTACGGAGGTCGAGGCCGCCGCCGGCGCCGACGCACGACTGGACGCCGCCTGGCGCGAACTGCGCGGCGAACTCGTCCTCACCGAGGACGCCCAGCTGCGCGCCCGCCGCCTGGTGGAGCGCCTGGCGCTCGTCCTGCAGGGCTCGCTCCTCGTCCGGCACGCGCCGCACGCGGTGGCCGACGCCTTCTGCGCCTCCCGCCTGGCGGGCGACCGGGGGCTGGCCTTCGGCACGCTTCCGGCCCGTTCGGACCTCGGCGGGATCATCGCCCGGCTGCCGGCGGGGACGCCGACGGCCTGA